The following are encoded together in the Acidobacteriota bacterium genome:
- a CDS encoding DUF1501 domain-containing protein, with amino-acid sequence MTPEPERPRNTFCGQTRREFLWEAGGAFTSVALAGMLSTDDFLAAQTVAADGTTEWKNPLAARPPHFDGPAKAVIFLFMYGGPSQVDTFDYKPDLYPLDGKTIEINTKGRGGTRNEGRVVGPKWQFKQYGECGKWVSDLFPNLGGCVDDIAFIHSMTADAPLHGSAMLQMNSGRILSGSPALGSWVNYGLGTENENLPGFVVMLDPTGGPISGAKNWSSGYMPASYQGTVIRSSGTPILALDPPPGMSREAQRRLLDRLREYNEEHAAPRAENSELAARIASYELAYRMQQHAPEAVDLSGESEEIRSLYGLDQDRTKDFGRRCLLARRLVERGVRFIQVYSGGNHNDNNWDAHGDLVKNHEYHAGGTDKPIAGLLRDLKQRGLLDSTLVIWGGEFGRQPTAEYAEGTGRDHNAYGFTMWMAGGGIKGGVSVGETDELGNRAEVDRFHVKNLHATILQQLGLDPNALSYFHAGLDQKLVGVEGAAPIHQIVA; translated from the coding sequence ATGACTCCTGAACCAGAACGCCCCCGCAACACCTTCTGTGGCCAGACCCGGCGCGAGTTCCTCTGGGAAGCCGGAGGCGCCTTCACCTCTGTAGCTCTGGCGGGCATGTTGTCGACGGACGACTTCCTCGCCGCACAGACCGTCGCGGCCGACGGGACGACCGAGTGGAAGAACCCCCTCGCCGCCAGGCCGCCCCACTTCGACGGCCCGGCGAAGGCGGTCATCTTCCTCTTCATGTACGGCGGCCCCAGCCAGGTCGACACCTTCGACTACAAGCCCGACCTTTACCCCTTGGACGGCAAGACGATCGAGATCAACACGAAGGGCCGCGGCGGCACGCGCAACGAGGGCCGGGTGGTCGGACCGAAGTGGCAGTTCAAGCAGTACGGCGAGTGCGGCAAGTGGGTCTCCGACCTCTTCCCGAATCTCGGCGGCTGCGTCGACGACATCGCCTTCATTCACTCGATGACCGCGGACGCGCCGCTTCACGGCTCGGCCATGCTGCAGATGAACAGCGGCCGCATCCTCTCCGGCAGTCCCGCTCTCGGCTCCTGGGTGAACTACGGCCTCGGCACCGAGAACGAGAACCTGCCCGGCTTCGTCGTGATGCTCGACCCCACCGGCGGGCCGATCAGCGGCGCCAAGAACTGGTCCAGCGGCTACATGCCGGCCAGCTACCAGGGCACGGTGATCCGGTCGAGCGGCACGCCGATCCTGGCCCTCGATCCGCCGCCGGGCATGTCGCGCGAAGCGCAGCGCCGCCTCCTCGACCGCCTGCGGGAGTACAACGAGGAGCACGCCGCGCCACGCGCCGAGAACAGCGAGCTGGCCGCCCGCATCGCGAGCTACGAACTCGCCTACCGGATGCAGCAGCACGCGCCGGAAGCGGTCGACCTCTCCGGTGAGTCGGAGGAGATCCGCAGCCTCTACGGTCTCGACCAGGATCGCACGAAGGACTTCGGGCGTCGCTGCCTCCTGGCGCGCCGCCTGGTCGAGCGCGGCGTACGCTTCATCCAGGTCTACTCCGGCGGCAACCACAACGACAACAACTGGGACGCCCACGGCGACCTGGTCAAGAACCACGAGTACCACGCCGGCGGCACGGACAAGCCGATCGCCGGCCTGCTGCGGGACCTCAAGCAGCGGGGCCTGCTCGACAGCACGCTGGTCATCTGGGGTGGCGAGTTCGGCCGCCAGCCGACCGCCGAGTACGCAGAGGGCACCGGCCGCGACCACAACGCCTACGGCTTCACGATGTGGATGGCCGGCGGCGGAATCAAGGGCGGCGTCAGCGTCGGCGAAACGGACGAACTCGGCAACCGGGCCGAGGTCGACCGCTTCCACGTCAAGAACCTCCACGCGACGATCCTCCAGCAGTTGGGCCTGGACCCGAACGCCCTCTCGTACTTCCACGCCGGCCTCGACCAGAAGCTGGTGGGCGTCGAAGGCGCGGCACCGATCCACCAGATCGTCGCCTAG
- a CDS encoding PSD1 and planctomycete cytochrome C domain-containing protein, whose translation MPATAQSRRGAVGAGLALLTFGTATAAAQTAQTPADGIKLFEENVQPVLERNCYMCHSDPERAENGLLLTTRAGLLRGGERGPAISTSEPPLSLLLHAVGYEDEQLQMPPSGRLADADLEAIRQWVQLGAPFGGDEDQLTEVAPAADAFEITDADREWWSVRPLERPDVPAVADTAWPLNAVDNFLLAKIEAAGLEPPPAADRRTLIRRASYDLTGLPPTLEEVEAFELDDRPDAWERLIDRLLASPHYGERWGRHWLDLVRYAETDGYERDRKKPSAWRYRDWVIDALNADMPYNEFLTHQLAGDELDNPTAASVIATGYLRLGIWDDEPTDTALAQYDDLDSVLDVTSRVMLGMSIGCARCHNHRGDPIPQTDYYRMLSFFRGIAPYKVGGGNQPTPENYTDWIPPDLGTAEGERPVVEGPPRLIEVLRVKEIGPEAPPTHVLIRGNPHAPAERVEPGFPLILGNADPGLGERAADSPTTGRRRALARWIADDGNLRTSRVMANRLWQYHFGRGLSPTPNDFGRFGQEATHPDLLDWLATEFVARDWSLKSMHRLMMTSRAYRMSSRPPHGALEADPGNDLFSRFNMRRLTAEEIRDSVLAATGRLNLELGGPSVYPPMPEEVLATASQPDKAWGESSPEQASRRSVYIHVKRSLLHPLLESLDMADTDSTCPVRFTTTQPTQALMMLNGEFMSEQARALAARIDGADGTVEERVTEALEAVLARRAHPVEVARGLGLIEELQRQEGFDPSAAFASYSLLLLNLNEFAYLD comes from the coding sequence ATGCCAGCAACGGCTCAGTCCAGGCGGGGCGCCGTGGGCGCGGGCCTCGCTCTGCTGACCTTCGGCACAGCCACCGCCGCCGCTCAAACCGCGCAAACGCCGGCCGACGGCATCAAGCTGTTCGAAGAGAACGTCCAGCCCGTCCTGGAGCGGAACTGCTACATGTGCCACTCGGACCCGGAACGGGCCGAGAACGGCCTCCTGCTGACCACGAGAGCCGGACTCCTGCGCGGCGGCGAACGGGGACCGGCGATCTCCACCTCCGAGCCTCCTCTGAGTCTGCTCCTCCACGCGGTCGGCTACGAGGACGAGCAGTTGCAGATGCCGCCTTCGGGCCGGCTGGCCGACGCGGACCTCGAGGCGATCCGCCAGTGGGTGCAACTCGGCGCCCCGTTCGGCGGCGACGAGGACCAGCTCACGGAGGTCGCGCCGGCCGCGGACGCCTTCGAGATCACGGACGCCGACCGGGAATGGTGGTCCGTGCGGCCGCTCGAGCGGCCGGACGTCCCGGCTGTCGCCGACACTGCCTGGCCGCTCAACGCGGTCGACAACTTCCTGCTCGCGAAGATTGAAGCAGCCGGCCTCGAGCCGCCGCCGGCCGCCGACCGCCGGACACTGATCCGGCGGGCGAGCTACGACCTGACCGGGCTGCCGCCGACGCTCGAGGAAGTCGAGGCCTTCGAGCTGGACGACCGCCCCGACGCCTGGGAACGCCTGATCGACCGTCTCCTCGCGTCGCCCCACTACGGCGAGCGCTGGGGACGGCACTGGCTCGACCTCGTCCGCTACGCGGAGACGGACGGCTACGAGCGCGACCGCAAGAAGCCCTCCGCCTGGCGTTACCGCGACTGGGTGATCGACGCGCTCAACGCGGACATGCCGTACAACGAGTTCCTGACCCATCAGCTCGCCGGCGACGAACTCGACAACCCGACCGCGGCCTCGGTCATCGCCACGGGCTACCTGCGGCTCGGGATCTGGGACGACGAGCCGACGGACACGGCGCTCGCCCAGTATGACGATCTGGACTCGGTCCTCGACGTGACCTCCCGGGTGATGCTCGGCATGTCGATCGGCTGCGCCCGATGCCACAACCACCGCGGCGACCCGATCCCGCAGACCGACTACTACCGCATGCTGTCGTTCTTCCGCGGCATCGCGCCCTACAAGGTCGGCGGCGGCAACCAGCCCACGCCCGAGAACTACACGGACTGGATCCCGCCGGACCTGGGAACGGCGGAAGGCGAACGCCCCGTGGTGGAGGGGCCGCCCCGCCTGATCGAGGTCCTGCGCGTAAAGGAGATCGGCCCCGAGGCGCCGCCGACCCACGTCCTCATCCGCGGCAACCCGCATGCGCCGGCGGAACGCGTCGAACCCGGCTTCCCCCTCATCCTCGGCAACGCGGATCCGGGCCTTGGAGAACGCGCGGCGGACTCCCCGACGACCGGCCGCCGGCGCGCCCTGGCCCGCTGGATCGCGGACGACGGCAACCTGCGCACTTCGCGGGTGATGGCGAACCGCCTCTGGCAGTACCACTTTGGCCGCGGCCTGTCGCCGACGCCGAACGACTTCGGACGCTTCGGGCAGGAGGCGACCCACCCCGACCTGCTCGACTGGCTGGCAACGGAGTTCGTGGCCCGGGACTGGAGCCTCAAGTCCATGCATCGGCTGATGATGACCAGTCGGGCCTACCGGATGTCCTCACGCCCTCCCCACGGTGCCCTTGAAGCCGACCCGGGCAACGACCTGTTCAGCCGCTTCAACATGAGACGGCTGACCGCCGAGGAGATCCGGGACTCCGTCCTGGCCGCGACCGGCCGCCTCAACCTGGAACTCGGCGGACCCAGCGTCTACCCGCCGATGCCGGAAGAGGTGCTGGCGACCGCTTCGCAGCCCGACAAGGCCTGGGGCGAGTCGTCCCCCGAGCAGGCGTCACGGCGCAGCGTCTACATCCACGTCAAGCGCTCGCTCCTGCATCCGCTGCTCGAGAGTCTCGACATGGCCGACACCGACTCGACCTGCCCGGTCCGCTTCACGACGACCCAGCCGACGCAGGCCCTGATGATGCTGAACGGAGAATTCATGAGCGAGCAGGCCAGGGCGCTCGCGGCGCGGATCGATGGCGCCGACGGCACGGTTGAAGAGCGCGTGACCGAGGCGCTCGAGGCGGTGCTGGCGAGACGGGCCCATCCGGTCGAAGTGGCCCGAGGCCTCGGGTTGATCGAGGAGCTGCAGCGGCAGGAAGGCTTCGACCCCTCGGCCGCGTTTGCCAGTTACTCCCTTCTGTTATTGAATCTGAACGAGTTCGCCTATCTTGACTGA
- the purU gene encoding formyltetrahydrofolate deformylase yields MAEHRHGALLKPHDVTATLLLSCDDAIGIIATVTGFVNDHGGIICASETHRDEELGKFFQRLEFEIDHFDLDRETIKPLLEWEIGDHFSVRSRIAFSDEEQRVGVLASKPAHCLHDLLSRWRLGELPGRPVCIISNHPDHTAEAEYNGLPYHHLPVTRETRSEQEERMIGILEEARVDLVVLARYMQILTPRFLECFPNRVINIHHSFLPAFPGGSPYRQAYLRGVKVVGATAHYATAELDQGPIIEQDVTRVSHRDSVTTLVRRGRDLERVVLARAVQAHLEHRVLVVDNRAIVFG; encoded by the coding sequence GTGGCCGAACACCGACACGGCGCCCTGCTGAAGCCGCACGACGTAACGGCGACCCTCCTGCTGAGTTGTGACGATGCGATCGGCATCATCGCGACGGTCACGGGCTTCGTGAACGATCACGGAGGCATCATCTGCGCGTCCGAAACCCACCGGGACGAGGAACTCGGCAAGTTCTTCCAGCGCCTCGAGTTCGAGATCGACCACTTCGACCTGGACCGGGAGACGATCAAGCCGTTGCTCGAGTGGGAGATCGGCGACCATTTCTCGGTCAGGAGCCGCATCGCCTTCTCGGACGAGGAGCAGCGGGTGGGCGTACTCGCCTCGAAGCCGGCGCACTGCCTGCACGACCTGCTGTCCCGCTGGCGGCTGGGTGAGCTGCCCGGGCGCCCCGTCTGCATCATCAGCAACCATCCCGATCACACGGCGGAGGCGGAGTACAACGGGCTGCCGTACCACCACCTGCCGGTGACGCGAGAGACCCGCAGCGAGCAGGAAGAACGGATGATCGGCATCCTCGAGGAGGCTCGGGTCGACCTCGTGGTGCTCGCCCGCTACATGCAGATCCTCACTCCCCGCTTTCTCGAGTGCTTCCCTAACCGGGTGATCAATATCCACCACTCGTTCCTGCCGGCCTTTCCCGGCGGCAGTCCCTATCGCCAGGCTTACCTGCGCGGCGTCAAGGTCGTCGGCGCCACGGCGCACTACGCCACGGCGGAACTCGACCAGGGACCGATCATCGAACAGGACGTGACGCGGGTCAGCCACCGCGATTCGGTGACCACCCTGGTGCGCCGCGGCAGGGACCTCGAACGCGTCGTCCTCGCCCGCGCCGTCCAGGCGCATCTGGAACACCGCGTCCTCGTCGTCGACAACCGCGCGATCGTCTTCGGCTAG